In Anas acuta chromosome 5, bAnaAcu1.1, whole genome shotgun sequence, a single window of DNA contains:
- the JDP2 gene encoding jun dimerization protein 2 encodes MMPGQIPDPSLTAGALPGLGPLTGLPGTALTAEELKYADIRNIGAMISPLHFLEVKLGKRPQPVKSELDEEEERRKRRREKNKVAAARCRNKKKERTEFLQRESERLELMNAELKAQIEELKQERQQLILMLNRHRPTCIVRTDSIKTPESEANPLLEQLEKK; translated from the exons ATGATGCCAGGGCAGATCCCCGACCCGTCGCTGACGGCCGGCGCGCTGCCTGGGCTCGGCCCCTTGACGGGACTGCCTGGCACCGCCCTGACCGCCGAGGAGCTGAAGTACGCCGACATCCGCAACATCGGGGCCATGATCTCGCCGCTCCACTTCCTGGAGGTGAAGCTTGGGAAGAGGCCCCAGCCCGTGAAAAGTGAg CttgatgaggaagaggagaggaggaaaaggcgCCGGGAGAAAAACAAGGTAGCAGCAGCGCGATGTCGTAACAAGAAGAAGGAGAGGACAGAGTTCCTGCAGCGG GAGTCGGAGCGTCTGGAGCTCATGAACGCGGAGCTGAAGGCCCAGATAGAAGAGCTGAAACaagagaggcagcagctgatCCTGATGCTGAACCGGCACCGTCCGACCTGCATCGTGCGGACAGACAGCATCAAGACACCCGAGAGCGAAGCCAACCCGCTGCTGGAGCAGCTAGAGAAGAAGTGA